AGCGCGCCGACTTCGTCAACACGCTTGCGAAGGAGCTCGGCGTGCGTCCGTACCCACGCGCCGACATGGTGTGGGACATCGGGATGGGTCTCGACGAGTGTTCGCGGGTCGACGACGTCGCGTCTCACCGCGAGAACCTCGCGATCGCGGCGGCAGGATCCGAGCGCGAGACGCCGGTGCACTGGACGGAGGTCGAGGCGGTTCGCTACGCGGGCACATGCCGCAAGCGGCTCGGCGACTTCTTCGACTCGGTCGCGAAGGCCGGGCAACCGGCCGCCGCGAGCACGGTGCGCCACGAGCTCGCGCGCCTCGGCGTGTCGAGCTGAGCGTCACCACCGAGGTCGGCTGCTCCGCCTGATCGACGCCGCGACGCGTCGGTCCGGTGGTACTGCGTTGCCGGCGTATCGCCGGGCAACGCAGTACCACTGACGGATCAGCGGGGGTCGGGAACCCAGTTGCCGTGGAAGCCGTAGGGCACGCGCTGCGGGAGCGCGACCGTCGCGATCGGCTCCGACGCGACCGCGCTCGCGTCGAGCACGACGAAATCGCTCGAATCGCGCGTCGGGTCGTACACGAAGCCCATGAGGTAGCCGTCGTCCTCCGACGTCGCACCCTCGCTCGGCACGAACACGAACTCGCCGGGACTCCCGCCGTTCGCGAAGTCGTGCCCCTCCGACGTGCCCGTCTGCAGGTCGTGCTTCAAGATGCGCGCGGTGTCGAACGCGGTCTCACTGTTGATCGTCTCGACCACGTACCCGTACCGGTGCCGCGACATCAGGAGCGACTCGTTCACGCGCGGGAACTCCTGCCCGCGGTCGTCGAGCCGTTCCTGGCGCACCTTGCGCGCGGCGGTGTCGATCGTCCACCGGTCGAGCGTCGGCAAACCGCCGTCGTTCGGGCCTTCGACGCTGTGGGCGAACATCGTCGGGTGCCGGCACACGTCGACGACGACGGCGTCGCCCTCGTCGTACGCGTTCATGGGGTGGAACACGTAGCAGGGCTCGACGTCCGACCACACGACGTCGGCGTCGCCACCGTCGCGCGGCATCACGCCGACGCGCGCGGGATAGTCGTCGTCCCAGCGGTACGGCATCGCGAGCCCGCGTTCGACCATCGAGAGGTCGAACACGACCGGAAGGTCGAAGAACACGACCGAGCTGCGCGTGAGCGCGAAGTCGTGGATCATCGTCGGCCCGCCGACGGTGATGGGCTCGCTGCGCACGAGCCGCCCCGACGCGTCGATCACGTGGTAGATGAGATTCGGCGAAGTCCACGAGTACGCAAACCCGTGCAGCTCACCCGTGACCGGATCGGTCTTGGGGTGCGCGGTGAAGCCGGTCGGCAACGTCCCGTCGAACGCAGTGCGTCGAAGCGTGTCGAGCTCCGGCGACAGCTCGTAGGGCATCGCACCTTCGGTCAGCGACAACACACGACCCGCGTGCCCGATCACGTTCGTGTTGCTCGAGTCGTACATCGGCGGCGGCGGTCCGTCGATCGCGGCCTCGCCCGTCGCGCCGGTGATCGGCGCGGTGCGCACCCAACGATTGCGGTACCAGTTCGCGCGTCCATCGCGCAGCTCGATGCCGTGCACCATGCCGTCGCCGATGAACCAGTGATACGGGCCTTCGGGCATCGCGTACGGGTTCGGGCCGATGCGCAGGTAGCGCCCGCTCAACTCACGCGGGAGCGCGCCCCGCACTTCGAGCCGCGAATCGGTGACCTCGTCGCGCACGGGCGCGTAGTTGCCGAGCAGGAACGGGTTCGTCGTCGCGACCATCGGTCCCCCATGTCAGACGTGTGTGGACGGCCAGGCTGTATCACAGCGTTATACCAATGATGTGCGACCGGGTCAACGGCCGCCCGCGCGGGAGAATCACGCACCACACGTTCGGCCAAGGGGGGCAGCGCGGATGAATCGGGTGAAGGTCGCGACCTGGAGCGAGGTGCCCGATCGCACGCCGGTCGGCGCGAACGTCGAGGGCATCGATCTCGTGATCGTGCGCCGCGGCGACGAGCACTCCGTGCTCTACGGCCGGTGTCTGCATCGCGGCGCGCGGCTCGCCGACGGCTCGATCGTCGGCGACGACCTCATCTGCGGTCTGCACGGCTGGGACTACCGCATCGACACCGGCGTGAGCGCGTACAACAACGCCGAGGTGCTGCAGAAGTTCGAGTCGGAGCTCGACGGCGGCGACCTCTTCGTCGATCGCGACGCGGTGCTCATGTGGAAGATGAAGCACCCGCAACCGTTCGACCCCGACGTCTACCAAGGCCTCTACCGCGATCCGCACATGGTTCCGGAAGAGCCGTTCGTGATGTACATCCACGAGCTCGCGCAGTTCGGGCTGTCGAAGACCGGACACCACGGACCGGTCGCGGCGATGGGCGTGCCGCGCACCGAGCTCCCGACGTGGGACACGATGCAGATCGTCACCGCGCAGCTCGCGCGGTTGCCGCTGCTCGACGACGATCCCGTCGGCACCGACCTGTGCATCGGTCCGAACGCGGCGAAGCCGTTGTGGCTCGACATCCCGATCTTCGTGTCCGACATGTCGTTCGGCGCGCTGTCGCAGGAGGCGAAGACCGCGCTCGCGCGGGGCGCGCAGCTCGCCGGTACGGGCATCTGCTCCGGTGAGGGCGGCATGCTGCCGGAAGAGCAGGCCGAGAACGCGCGCTACTTCTACGAGCTCGCGTCGGCCCGTTTCGGGTGGTCGTTCGACATCTTGAAGAAGGTGCAGGCCTTCCACTTCAAGGGTGGGCAGGGCGCAAAGACAGGTACGGGTGGACACCTTCCCGGCGACAAGGTCGTCGGCCGCATCGCCGAGGTGCGCGGCCTGCCCGAGGGGACGCCCGCGATCTCGCCACCGCGCTTCCCCGACTGGACCTCGCTCGACGACTACCGCGCGTTCGCGGATCGCGTGCGCGAAGAATCGGGTGGCATCCCGATCGGGTTCAAGCTGTCGGCGCAGCACATCGAGGAAGACCTCGACGCCGCGCTCTCGGTCGGCGTCGACTACGTGATCCTCGACGGTCGGGGCGGCGGTACCGGCGCGGCACCGCTGCTGTTCCGCAACAACATCTCGGTGCCGACGATCCCCGCGCTCGCGCGCGCCCGCCGGCACCTCGACCGACGCGGTCGCCGCGACGTCACGCTCGTGATCACCGGTGGCTTGCGCGACGCCGCCGACTTCGCGAAGGCGCTCGCACTCGGCGCCGACGCGGTCGCGATCGCGAACTCCGCGATCCAGGCGATCGGCTGCCTCGGCATGCGCGCGTGCCACTCGAACAACTGCCCGGTCGGGATCGCGACGCAGCAGCCGCACCTGCGCGCGCGGTTACCGGTCGACGAGGCCGCGCAGCGGTTGGACCGATTCCTGCGCGCGTCGGTCGAGCTGATGCAGGTGCTCGCGCGCGCGTGCGGGCATTCGCACCTCAACCAGTTCAGCCTCGACGACCTCACGTCGTTCGACCGCAACGTCGCCGACCTCGCGGGCGTGGCGTACGGCGGCGTCGCGTGAGCGCGCAAGCGGTGAGCGGAGCGAGCAGGCGACCTGAGGCGCTCCCATCCCGCGTCATCGAGCGGGTGCACGGTCAGCGACGGACCTCGATGACGCACCGCGCCGCGAGGAGCAAGCACGCGACCGATGTGATGGAGACCGAGCGCCGCGAGGTCGACCGATGAGCACCGTCTGGTACCGGGTCGCCGACGTCGACGAACTGCCCGACGGGCGCGTGAAGACGGTCGCCGCCGGTCATCGGTCGGTCGCGCTCACCCGCTTCGGAGACCGTTACGGCGCGCTGCACAACAAGTGCCCGCACCAGGGCGGACCGCTCGGCGAGGGCTCGATCGAGAAGGGCTGGCTGCGCTGTCCGTGGCACGGCTACGACTACGACCCGATCACGGGAACGCCGCCGCCCGGTTTCACCGATGCGCCCGAGGCGTATCCGGTCGAGGTGCGCGCCGACGGTGTCTACGTCGGCCTCCCACCCGAAGCGCCGCGCGAGCGCACCGTCTCGGACGTGATGGTCGAGACGATGGTCGCGTGGGGTGTGACCCACGTGTTCGGCATGGTCGGCCACTCGAACCTCGGTTTCGCCGACGCGATGCGCGAGGCCGAGGCGCGCGGCGACCTGCAGTTCGTCGGCATCCGTCATGAGGGCGCGGCCGCGTTCGCGGCCTCGGCCTACGGCAAGCTCACCGGCAAGCTCGCGGCGTGCTTCGCGATCGCGGGACCGGGTTCGACGAACCTGCTGACCGGGCTCTACGACGCGAAGGTCGACCGCGCGCCGGTGCTCGCGCTCTCCGGGCAAGTGCCGTCGAAGGTCGCGGGCCGCGGCGCGTTCCAGGACGTCGACCTCAACGCCGCGTTCGCCGACGTCTCCGTCTTCTCGCGCACCGTTCACGAGCGCTCCGACCACGCCGAGCTGATGACCCTCGCGTGCAAGCACGCGCTGCTCGAGCGCGGCGTGTCGCATCTCGTGTTCCCCGACGAGGTGCAGGTCGTGCCGGCCGCCGACCACCAGGTCGCGAGCGGTCCGACCGGAAGGCTCCCCGACCTGCGCACGCGCCCTCCGGTCGAGGCCGTCGAGGAGGCGATCGAGCTGATCCGCGGCGCGCGCCGACCCGTGATCGTCGTCGGCCACGGCGCGCGCTTCGACATGATCGCGGTCTACGCGCTCGCGGAGCGGCTGCGCGCGCCGATCGTCACGACGTTCAAGGCGAAGGGACTCATCGCCGACGACGACCCGCTCGCGTGCGGTGTGCTCGGTCGCAGCGGCACACCGATCGCGTCGTGGTTCATGAACGAGTCGGACCTCCTCCTCGTGTTCGGCGCGTCGTTCTCCGATCACACCGGTATCGCTTCGTACAAGCCGATCGTGCAGGTCGACTTCGACCCGGACGCGCTCGGTCGCTTCCACGCCGTCTCCGTGCCGGTGCTCGGGCACGTCGGCGTCACCGCGCACGAGCTGCTCCGCGCGCTCGGCGAATCCGACGTCGACACCGTCGATCAGCGACCCGAAGTGCTCGAGCGGCGCGCGATCTGGCACGCGGAGAAGGCGCGGCGGCTGCTCGACGACCGCGGCCTCGGTGTGTCGTCGGCCGCGATCTTCGACTCGCTCTCGCGACTGGTCGATCACGACGCGGTCATCGCGGTCGACGTCGGCAACAACACGTACTCGTTCGGCCGCTACTTCGAGTGTCGCCGTCAAGCGGTGCTGATGTCGGGTTACCTCGGGTCGATCGGGTTCGGCTTCCCGGCCGCGATGGGCGCGTGGGCCGCGGTCGGCGGGACCCGCCAGGTCGTCGCGGTCACCGGCGACGGCGGCTTCGGTCAGTACCTCGCAGAGCTCACGACCGCGGTGAAGTACGGGATGAACATCACGCACGTGCTGCTCGACAACGCGCAGCTCGGGAAGATCTCGAAGGAGCAGCGCGCGGGCGAGTGGGACGTGTGGCAGACGTCGTTGCACAACCCCGACTTCGCCGCCTACGCGGAGCTCTGCGGCGCGTTCGGCGTGCGGGTGGACGAGCGCGCGCAGCTCGACGACGCGATCGCATCCGCGCTCGCGCACCCCGGCCCCGCGCTCGTCGCGATCACCGCCGACGCCAATCTCATCTGAGCTTCTCTGGTCGGGCTCGCAAGCTTCGCCCTCAGTTCCTGCATCGGGCGGGCCGCTCGGCGACCCGCCCGTTCCGGCAGTTCGCCCTCGGTGCTACTGCGCCGAGATCGCGCTGCGCCGGCGGCGCCGCGCGACGACGATCGCCGCGAGCAGCAGGACGAGGATCGCGGCGAAGCCGACGAGTCCCCACGACGACCCGCCCCCTCCGTGCGCGACGACCGGCGCGGTCGCGACCTTGCGCGGCGACGTGTCGGCCGCGCGCACGCTCGTCTCGGTCGAACGCTCGGCCGTCGTGTCGGTCGATGCCGGCGGCCGCGTCGTGCTCGGCACCAACGCGATCGTCGGAGCCGTTGGACCGGGGCCTCCGTCCGCGCGCGCCGTCGTCGTCGGTGCGACCGGGCCGACGGGGCCGACCGTCAGCGGGCTGACCGGCGGTCGGCGCGCGGTCGAGGCCGGCGGACGCGTGGTCGTGGGTGTCGAAGGCCACGCGTCGTTGAACGACACGAACGGCGACGGCGCCGATCCCGTGCTCCAGTTCCACGCCTCGACATCGCCGTCGTGCACCTGCGTGTTGCCGGCCCCGAGGCTCGACCACGTATACCTCGACGCGCCGGCGAGCGCGCGCCAGTACGACCAGTAGTCGGAATCGGGCGAGCACGTCAGACACGTGTTGTCGGAGGGGCATCCGATCGTCGTGCCGCCGACGTCGAGGGCGCAGACCGCGCCACCATTGCCGCCGAACACGCGCACACCCGGCGCGAAGCCCGCGGCACGTAACGCGTCGAGGCCGCTGATCCAATCCGACGAGAACGAGATCTTGGCCGTGTGGATCACGCCGTCGACCTCGACGACGACGGCCGCGCGATGCGCGGTCGCGCCACGCGCGGAACCCGCGCCCGCGACGCCGATTCCGACCGCCGCCGCGACGACCAGCGTCGTCACGA
The sequence above is drawn from the Acidimicrobiia bacterium genome and encodes:
- a CDS encoding glutamate synthase-related protein; the encoded protein is MNRVKVATWSEVPDRTPVGANVEGIDLVIVRRGDEHSVLYGRCLHRGARLADGSIVGDDLICGLHGWDYRIDTGVSAYNNAEVLQKFESELDGGDLFVDRDAVLMWKMKHPQPFDPDVYQGLYRDPHMVPEEPFVMYIHELAQFGLSKTGHHGPVAAMGVPRTELPTWDTMQIVTAQLARLPLLDDDPVGTDLCIGPNAAKPLWLDIPIFVSDMSFGALSQEAKTALARGAQLAGTGICSGEGGMLPEEQAENARYFYELASARFGWSFDILKKVQAFHFKGGQGAKTGTGGHLPGDKVVGRIAEVRGLPEGTPAISPPRFPDWTSLDDYRAFADRVREESGGIPIGFKLSAQHIEEDLDAALSVGVDYVILDGRGGGTGAAPLLFRNNISVPTIPALARARRHLDRRGRRDVTLVITGGLRDAADFAKALALGADAVAIANSAIQAIGCLGMRACHSNNCPVGIATQQPHLRARLPVDEAAQRLDRFLRASVELMQVLARACGHSHLNQFSLDDLTSFDRNVADLAGVAYGGVA
- a CDS encoding carotenoid oxygenase family protein — its product is MVATTNPFLLGNYAPVRDEVTDSRLEVRGALPRELSGRYLRIGPNPYAMPEGPYHWFIGDGMVHGIELRDGRANWYRNRWVRTAPITGATGEAAIDGPPPPMYDSSNTNVIGHAGRVLSLTEGAMPYELSPELDTLRRTAFDGTLPTGFTAHPKTDPVTGELHGFAYSWTSPNLIYHVIDASGRLVRSEPITVGGPTMIHDFALTRSSVVFFDLPVVFDLSMVERGLAMPYRWDDDYPARVGVMPRDGGDADVVWSDVEPCYVFHPMNAYDEGDAVVVDVCRHPTMFAHSVEGPNDGGLPTLDRWTIDTAARKVRQERLDDRGQEFPRVNESLLMSRHRYGYVVETINSETAFDTARILKHDLQTGTSEGHDFANGGSPGEFVFVPSEGATSEDDGYLMGFVYDPTRDSSDFVVLDASAVASEPIATVALPQRVPYGFHGNWVPDPR
- a CDS encoding thiamine pyrophosphate-binding protein, encoding MSTVWYRVADVDELPDGRVKTVAAGHRSVALTRFGDRYGALHNKCPHQGGPLGEGSIEKGWLRCPWHGYDYDPITGTPPPGFTDAPEAYPVEVRADGVYVGLPPEAPRERTVSDVMVETMVAWGVTHVFGMVGHSNLGFADAMREAEARGDLQFVGIRHEGAAAFAASAYGKLTGKLAACFAIAGPGSTNLLTGLYDAKVDRAPVLALSGQVPSKVAGRGAFQDVDLNAAFADVSVFSRTVHERSDHAELMTLACKHALLERGVSHLVFPDEVQVVPAADHQVASGPTGRLPDLRTRPPVEAVEEAIELIRGARRPVIVVGHGARFDMIAVYALAERLRAPIVTTFKAKGLIADDDPLACGVLGRSGTPIASWFMNESDLLLVFGASFSDHTGIASYKPIVQVDFDPDALGRFHAVSVPVLGHVGVTAHELLRALGESDVDTVDQRPEVLERRAIWHAEKARRLLDDRGLGVSSAAIFDSLSRLVDHDAVIAVDVGNNTYSFGRYFECRRQAVLMSGYLGSIGFGFPAAMGAWAAVGGTRQVVAVTGDGGFGQYLAELTTAVKYGMNITHVLLDNAQLGKISKEQRAGEWDVWQTSLHNPDFAAYAELCGAFGVRVDERAQLDDAIASALAHPGPALVAITADANLI